The Terriglobia bacterium genome includes the window CTTAGTAACGCTTGATGCGTTTTCTGCGTTCTGTCGGAAAAACCTGTTATGCGTCGGTATATAACGTTACGCGCACCGTGGGCCGCCGGGGCGCGCCTTCCGGCGCGCCTTTTATCATCTGCTATCACCGCGTGGTCGAGGATTTCGAGGAAAGCGCAAAGACCGCGATTCCCTCGATGCTGGTCAGCGCCAGGATGCTGGAACGGCACATCGACTGGCTCGCGCGGCGATTCTCAATCGTCTCCCTGGACGATGTTGGGCGTCACCTAGAGTCCGGCCACTCCGCTCGAAAACCTATTGCCGCCATCACATTCGACGATGGCTACGCCGACGTCTTTCACCATGGGTTCCCCCTGCTGAAGCGTAAGGGAATACCCGCTGCCGTCTTTGTTGTCACCGATCTTGCCGGAACCGGCAGGCCTCAGATCTTCGACCGCCTCTATCTTTCGTTGCGGCTGGCCGGATCCCGCGGGTTGCCGCTCAGGGAAACAGTCAACGCTGCAATCCGGGCTGCGGGTGTGGAAGGAGCCGGCGTCAGCGCAGCTCCTGCTGCCGGCGATGAGGCGTTTCGAGTAATGACGGTGTTGTTGAACCGCTTTCCAGGGGAATCGGTGGAACGCATCATGGCGGAACTCTCAGGCGGATCTGCGATGGAAAAGGCGCTGGAGGAATCCGGTCCGCTTACCTGGGAAATGATCGAAACGATGCACAAGAGTGGCATCACGATCGGGTCGCATACGAAGTCGCACACACTGCTGACCAGCGAAAGCCTTGCGGAAGCGGCGTCGCAGCTTACCGGATCGAAGCAAACGATCGAGTCCCGGTTGAGAGCGCCGGTCCGGCATTTCGCATATCCGGATGGACGCTTCAATCCCCTCGTAGTGCAAGCCGTGCGCTCGGCCGGTTACCAGTTCGCGTACGGCATCTGCCGGCAGCGCGATCCCGGGTTCCCGTTGCTGACGATATCCCGAAAAGTCCTCTGGGAGCGGGCCAGTCTGAACCTGTGGGGAGGCTTCTCCTCATCCATCATGAATTGCCACGCACATGGGGCATTCGATCCCGAAGATCGCTGTGAGCACGATCATTCCTCAAGCGAGCCAGGTGAAAATTAATGGAACGATCAATTGAATATCCGTTAACTGGGGTCCGCCGGCAGCA containing:
- a CDS encoding polysaccharide deacetylase family protein; the protein is MRFLRSVGKTCYASVYNVTRTVGRRGAPSGAPFIICYHRVVEDFEESAKTAIPSMLVSARMLERHIDWLARRFSIVSLDDVGRHLESGHSARKPIAAITFDDGYADVFHHGFPLLKRKGIPAAVFVVTDLAGTGRPQIFDRLYLSLRLAGSRGLPLRETVNAAIRAAGVEGAGVSAAPAAGDEAFRVMTVLLNRFPGESVERIMAELSGGSAMEKALEESGPLTWEMIETMHKSGITIGSHTKSHTLLTSESLAEAASQLTGSKQTIESRLRAPVRHFAYPDGRFNPLVVQAVRSAGYQFAYGICRQRDPGFPLLTISRKVLWERASLNLWGGFSSSIMNCHAHGAFDPEDRCEHDHSSSEPGEN